In Mycolicibacterium alvei, a single window of DNA contains:
- a CDS encoding cytochrome P450 translates to MLTTSQVVFDPFSADFFNGPYETYRRMREEAPVYYSAEYDFYALTRHVDVAAAFKDFETYSSAYGVDLAMVRTGQKVPAKMIISMDPPEHRHMRSLVNKVFTPRAIGALQGMVSDQIDRYLEAVDPVEFDVVSDFSAYFPVEVITTMLGVPAELRQQVRLWIDEQLHREPGQIEVSEAGVEAMAQTWLMYYDLIKQRRAEPQDDMISRLISAEIEREDGELTRLRNSEIAGFTTLLGGAGAETVTKLVGAAVVMFARHPEQWQRLREDRSKIPAAIEELLRYEAPAQYNVRRSQREIRLHGVTIPEGKPVFLVGGSANRDPDAWTDPDTFDIDRDRTEAQNLGFGYGIHSCLGAALARMECSIALDKLLDFMPHYEVDWDRCERVSMQNVAGWAHVPVRVLR, encoded by the coding sequence ATGTTGACGACGTCGCAGGTGGTTTTCGACCCGTTCTCGGCGGATTTCTTCAACGGTCCGTACGAGACGTATCGGCGGATGCGTGAAGAGGCCCCGGTCTACTACAGCGCCGAATACGACTTCTACGCGCTGACCAGGCACGTCGACGTGGCGGCCGCGTTCAAGGACTTCGAGACCTACTCGTCGGCCTACGGGGTCGACCTGGCCATGGTGCGCACCGGGCAGAAGGTCCCCGCGAAGATGATCATCTCGATGGACCCTCCCGAGCACCGGCACATGCGCAGCCTGGTCAACAAGGTGTTCACGCCGAGGGCCATCGGTGCGTTGCAGGGCATGGTGTCCGATCAGATCGACCGCTACCTCGAGGCCGTCGATCCAGTGGAGTTCGATGTGGTCTCCGACTTCTCGGCGTACTTCCCGGTCGAGGTCATCACCACGATGCTGGGAGTCCCCGCGGAGCTGCGCCAGCAGGTGCGGCTGTGGATCGACGAGCAACTACACCGTGAGCCAGGGCAGATCGAGGTGTCCGAAGCGGGTGTCGAGGCGATGGCCCAGACCTGGCTGATGTACTACGACCTGATCAAACAGCGCCGCGCCGAACCGCAGGACGACATGATCAGCCGGTTGATCTCCGCCGAAATCGAACGGGAGGACGGCGAGCTCACCCGGCTGAGAAACTCCGAGATCGCCGGATTCACCACCCTTCTCGGCGGTGCCGGCGCGGAGACGGTGACCAAGCTGGTCGGTGCTGCCGTGGTGATGTTCGCCCGCCACCCCGAACAATGGCAGCGGTTGCGCGAGGACCGCAGCAAGATCCCGGCCGCGATCGAGGAACTGCTTCGCTACGAAGCCCCGGCCCAGTACAACGTTCGACGCTCACAGCGTGAGATCCGTCTGCACGGAGTGACGATTCCCGAGGGCAAGCCGGTGTTCCTGGTCGGTGGTTCGGCGAACCGTGACCCCGACGCCTGGACGGACCCCGATACCTTCGACATCGACCGGGACCGTACCGAAGCCCAGAACCTCGGATTCGGATATGGGATCCACAGTTGCCTCGGTGCGGCGCTGGCCCGCATGGAGTGCAGCATCGCCCTGGACAAGCTCCTGGACTTCATGCCCCACTACGAGGTCGATTGGGATCGCTGCGAACGGGTCAGCATGCAGAACGTCGCGGGCTGGGCCCACGTCCCGGTGCGGGTGCTGCGATGA
- a CDS encoding amidohydrolase family protein produces the protein MQTDDLILISIDDHVVEPPDMFLNHVPAKYKPEAPIVVTDDKGVDQWMYQGRPQGVSGLNAVVSWPAEEWGRDPAGFAEMRPGVYDVHERVRDMDRNGILASMCFPTFTGFSARHLNMHREEATLVMVSAYNDWHIDEWAGSYPGRFVPIAILPTWNPEAMCREIRRVAAKGCRAVTMPELPHLEGLPSYFDEGYWGPVWQTLSEENVVMCLHIGTGFGAISMAKDAPIDNLIILATQVSAMCAQDLLWGPAMRNYPDLKFAFSEGGIGWIPFYLDRSDRHYTNQKWLRRDFGDKLPSDVFREHSLACYVTDKTSLKLRHEIGIDIIAWECDYPHSDCFWPDAPEQVLAELNAAGASDSDINKITWENSARFFSWDPFKHTARDQANVGALRAKATDVDTSIRPRAEWARLYEQKQLTQA, from the coding sequence ATGCAGACTGACGACCTGATCCTCATCAGCATCGACGACCACGTCGTCGAACCGCCCGACATGTTCCTCAACCACGTCCCGGCGAAGTACAAGCCCGAGGCACCCATCGTGGTGACCGACGACAAGGGTGTCGATCAGTGGATGTACCAGGGCCGCCCGCAGGGCGTGTCCGGCCTGAACGCCGTGGTGTCCTGGCCGGCCGAGGAGTGGGGTCGTGATCCGGCGGGGTTCGCCGAGATGCGTCCCGGTGTGTACGACGTGCACGAGCGGGTCCGCGACATGGACCGCAACGGCATCCTGGCCTCGATGTGCTTCCCGACCTTCACCGGGTTCTCCGCTCGCCACCTCAACATGCACCGCGAAGAGGCGACGCTGGTCATGGTGTCGGCGTACAACGACTGGCACATCGACGAGTGGGCCGGGTCCTACCCCGGCCGGTTCGTCCCGATCGCGATCCTGCCGACGTGGAATCCCGAGGCCATGTGCCGCGAGATCCGCCGAGTCGCCGCCAAGGGCTGCCGGGCCGTCACGATGCCCGAACTGCCCCACCTGGAAGGACTTCCGAGCTACTTCGACGAGGGCTACTGGGGCCCGGTGTGGCAGACCCTGTCCGAGGAGAACGTGGTGATGTGCCTGCACATCGGCACGGGCTTCGGCGCGATCTCGATGGCCAAGGATGCGCCCATCGACAACCTGATCATCCTGGCCACCCAGGTATCGGCGATGTGTGCACAGGACCTGTTGTGGGGACCGGCGATGCGCAACTACCCCGACCTCAAGTTCGCCTTCTCCGAGGGCGGAATCGGTTGGATTCCTTTCTATCTGGACCGCAGCGACCGCCACTACACCAACCAGAAATGGCTGCGCCGCGACTTCGGCGACAAGCTACCGTCGGACGTGTTCCGCGAGCACTCGCTGGCCTGCTATGTCACCGACAAGACCTCGCTGAAGCTGCGCCACGAGATCGGGATCGACATCATCGCCTGGGAGTGCGACTACCCGCACAGCGACTGCTTCTGGCCCGATGCACCCGAACAGGTGCTGGCCGAGCTGAATGCCGCGGGCGCAAGCGATTCCGACATCAACAAGATCACCTGGGAGAACTCGGCGCGGTTCTTCAGTTGGGATCCCTTCAAGCACACCGCACGTGATCAGGCCAACGTCGGCGCACTGCGCGCCAAGGCCACCGACGTCGACACCTCGATCCGTCCGCGCGCGGAGTGGGCCCGACTCTACGAGCAGAAGCAGCTCACCCAGGCCTGA
- a CDS encoding AraC family transcriptional regulator, protein MTVSALSDRGLTQSANLPRPVIELRRGGHAPAGSYLYEGDGLITGWHSHEVHQIEYALHGVVEVETDAAHYLLPPQQAAWIPAGLQHQAVMNPDVKTVAVMFDPQLIADPGDRARIIAVSPLIREMMIYGLRWPVDRPHGDDTSDTFFRTLANLVADALDHEAPLSLPTSDHPIVAAALAYTKEHLASVTAEDVSRAVAVSERTLRRLFAKTIGISWRTYLLHARMLRAMALLAGPDQSVQATATAVGFENLSSFTRCFSQFCGETPSAYRSRAREEH, encoded by the coding sequence GTGACCGTCTCTGCACTTTCGGACAGAGGTTTAACGCAATCGGCCAACTTGCCTCGGCCGGTGATCGAACTGCGCCGCGGCGGGCACGCGCCGGCCGGCAGCTACCTCTACGAAGGCGACGGGCTGATCACCGGGTGGCACTCCCACGAGGTCCACCAGATCGAGTACGCCCTGCATGGCGTGGTCGAGGTGGAGACCGACGCCGCGCACTATCTGCTCCCGCCGCAGCAGGCCGCGTGGATTCCGGCCGGCCTGCAACACCAGGCGGTGATGAACCCCGACGTCAAGACCGTCGCGGTGATGTTCGATCCGCAGCTGATCGCCGACCCGGGGGACCGGGCCCGCATCATCGCGGTGTCCCCGCTGATCCGCGAGATGATGATCTACGGGTTGCGCTGGCCGGTCGATCGCCCGCACGGCGACGACACATCCGACACGTTCTTCCGAACCCTGGCCAACCTCGTCGCCGACGCGCTCGATCACGAGGCGCCGCTGAGCCTGCCGACCAGTGACCACCCGATCGTGGCCGCGGCACTGGCCTACACCAAGGAACACCTCGCCTCGGTGACAGCCGAGGATGTCAGCCGGGCGGTGGCGGTATCCGAGCGGACGCTGCGTCGCCTGTTCGCCAAGACGATCGGAATATCTTGGCGGACATACCTTTTGCACGCCCGGATGCTGCGGGCCATGGCGCTGCTGGCCGGGCCCGATCAATCGGTGCAGGCGACTGCGACGGCCGTCGGCTTCGAGAATCTCAGCTCGTTCACCCGATGCTTCAGTCAGTTCTGCGGGGAGACCCCGTCGGCGTACCGGAGCCGCGCGCGTGAGGAGCACTAG
- a CDS encoding histidine phosphatase family protein — MAGVRKLRALPLLAAFVLALATLPVPTAAAGGYRSITLTFVRHAQSAGNASGLIDSSTPGPSLTDLGRTQAVASAQRLSPHHYDGIFASTMVRTQQTAQPMADVLHERVTVLPGLHEVEAGVYEGQPEASAVQTYFAAPEQWLRGDRSARIPGSIDGNEFDARFDGAVQQIYDTGDDDPVAYSHGAAIMLWVQMNVDNPNPQLLMEHPLDNTGYVVVVGNPTDGWTLTDWDGAGS, encoded by the coding sequence ATGGCCGGTGTGCGAAAACTACGTGCACTCCCGCTGCTGGCCGCGTTCGTTCTTGCTCTCGCCACACTGCCGGTCCCGACCGCAGCCGCAGGCGGCTACCGCTCCATCACCCTGACCTTTGTCCGGCACGCCCAGTCGGCGGGTAACGCCTCCGGCCTCATCGACAGCTCCACGCCGGGTCCTTCGCTCACCGATCTGGGCCGGACCCAGGCCGTCGCCAGCGCGCAGCGGCTGTCGCCCCACCATTACGACGGCATCTTCGCCTCGACGATGGTCCGGACCCAGCAGACCGCTCAACCCATGGCCGACGTCCTGCACGAGCGGGTCACCGTGCTGCCCGGGCTCCACGAGGTCGAGGCAGGCGTCTACGAGGGCCAGCCCGAGGCGAGCGCCGTCCAGACCTACTTCGCGGCACCTGAGCAGTGGTTGCGTGGGGATCGCAGCGCCCGGATACCCGGTTCGATCGACGGCAACGAGTTCGATGCCCGGTTCGACGGAGCGGTGCAGCAGATCTACGACACCGGCGACGACGATCCCGTCGCCTACTCGCACGGCGCGGCGATCATGTTGTGGGTCCAGATGAACGTCGACAACCCCAATCCTCAACTGCTGATGGAACACCCGCTCGACAACACGGGCTATGTCGTCGTCGTGGGCAATCCGACCGACGGCTGGACGCTGACCGACTGGGACGGCGCCGGGAGCTAG
- a CDS encoding DMT family transporter — translation MLGNSLAVLFALCAAVFAAVGIVVRQRATMDVPPEKGVSTVMLRTLLRRKLWWAGTASAVAGYAFQALALGFGSLLLVQPVLVSALLFALPLSARLAHRKVSRAEWAWALLLTGALTVFVALARASTGTYGVSVATTVTVAVVCTAAVGLCVLAATRSTDWRRAMLLALAVGMMFGVVAVLTKIVMHTIVVDGVLAVLTTPALYLVVTLGLVATLLQQSAFHAGSLQTSVPAMLVLEPVVAVVLGSIVLGEHLSVTGWEPVALSVAIGAMAAATIALGRDEGAYEEKLEAELEVKTTRD, via the coding sequence TTGCTCGGCAACAGTCTTGCCGTGTTGTTCGCCCTGTGTGCAGCGGTTTTCGCGGCTGTAGGCATTGTGGTGCGGCAGCGCGCGACCATGGACGTTCCGCCCGAGAAGGGCGTCAGCACCGTCATGCTGCGCACGTTGCTGCGTCGCAAGCTGTGGTGGGCGGGAACCGCGTCCGCAGTGGCCGGGTATGCATTCCAGGCGCTGGCACTCGGGTTCGGTTCGCTGCTGCTCGTCCAACCGGTGCTGGTGTCGGCACTGCTGTTCGCGCTCCCGCTCAGCGCCCGCCTGGCCCACCGGAAGGTCAGCCGCGCCGAATGGGCCTGGGCACTGCTGCTGACCGGGGCGTTGACCGTATTCGTCGCGCTGGCCAGGGCCAGCACCGGAACCTATGGCGTTTCGGTGGCCACCACCGTCACCGTCGCCGTGGTGTGCACAGCGGCCGTCGGCCTGTGTGTGCTGGCTGCCACGCGGAGCACCGACTGGCGCCGCGCGATGCTGTTGGCATTGGCGGTCGGCATGATGTTCGGCGTGGTCGCGGTGCTGACCAAGATCGTGATGCACACGATCGTCGTCGACGGCGTGCTCGCCGTGCTGACCACGCCGGCCCTGTACCTGGTGGTCACTCTCGGGTTGGTCGCGACGCTGCTTCAACAGTCGGCATTTCACGCCGGATCGTTGCAGACCTCGGTGCCGGCCATGCTGGTACTCGAGCCCGTCGTCGCGGTGGTGCTCGGCTCCATCGTGCTGGGCGAGCACCTGTCGGTCACCGGCTGGGAGCCGGTGGCACTCTCGGTGGCCATCGGGGCGATGGCCGCAGCCACCATCGCGCTGGGCCGTGACGAGGGCGCCTACGAGGAGAAGCTCGAGGCCGAACTGGAAGTCAAGACCACTAGGGATTGA
- a CDS encoding MCE family protein — protein sequence MVILLVAVLVLTWMQFRGAFEEKTQLTVLSNRSGLSMDPGSKVTFNGVPIGRLTAVDVAEVDGDQQARLTLDIKPKYMKLIPENVTAELKATTVFGNKYISFVAPENPSPQRLSPETPIRAQGVTTEFNTLFETITAISEQIDPIKLNETLTATAQALDGLGDKFGQSIVNGNDILADLNPRMPQIRRDIAGLADLGEIYANAGPDLFDGLTNAVTTARTLNEQRANLDQALVAAVGFGNTGGDIFERGGPYLVRGAQDLLPVSAMLDRNSPAWYCMIHTYAEAAPRFAQQTRNGYAFELQNFVVGVGNPWVYPDNLPRVNATGGPEGRPGCWQPITKDLWPAPYLVLDVGASVAPYNHLEMGQPLVAEYVWGRQVGEHTINP from the coding sequence ATGGTCATCCTGCTGGTCGCGGTGCTGGTGCTGACATGGATGCAGTTCCGCGGGGCGTTTGAGGAAAAGACCCAGCTCACCGTGCTGTCCAACCGGTCAGGTCTGTCGATGGACCCCGGCTCGAAGGTCACCTTCAACGGCGTGCCCATCGGCCGCCTCACCGCGGTGGACGTGGCCGAAGTGGACGGCGATCAACAGGCCAGGCTGACTCTGGACATCAAGCCCAAGTACATGAAGCTGATCCCGGAGAACGTGACCGCCGAACTGAAGGCCACCACGGTGTTCGGCAACAAATACATCTCGTTCGTCGCACCGGAGAATCCGTCGCCGCAGCGGTTGTCCCCGGAGACACCGATCCGGGCGCAGGGTGTGACGACAGAGTTCAACACGCTGTTCGAGACGATCACCGCGATCTCCGAGCAGATCGACCCGATCAAGCTCAACGAAACTCTGACCGCGACCGCGCAGGCGCTCGACGGGCTGGGCGACAAGTTCGGCCAGTCGATCGTCAACGGCAACGACATCCTGGCCGACCTCAACCCACGGATGCCCCAGATCCGCCGCGACATCGCCGGCCTGGCCGACCTGGGTGAGATCTACGCCAACGCCGGCCCGGATCTGTTCGACGGACTGACCAACGCCGTCACCACCGCCCGCACCCTCAACGAGCAGCGCGCCAACCTGGACCAGGCGCTGGTGGCCGCGGTCGGCTTCGGCAACACCGGTGGCGACATCTTCGAGCGCGGCGGCCCGTACCTGGTCCGCGGAGCCCAGGACCTGCTGCCGGTCAGCGCGATGCTCGATCGCAACAGCCCGGCCTGGTACTGCATGATCCACACCTACGCCGAGGCCGCCCCGCGGTTCGCTCAGCAGACCCGCAACGGCTACGCGTTCGAGTTGCAGAACTTCGTGGTCGGCGTGGGCAACCCCTGGGTCTACCCCGACAACCTGCCCCGGGTGAACGCCACCGGCGGGCCCGAGGGCCGGCCGGGTTGCTGGCAGCCGATCACCAAGGATCTCTGGCCGGCCCCGTACCTGGTGCTCGACGTCGGTGCGTCCGTCGCGCCCTACAACCACCTGGAGATGGGCCAACCGCTGGTGGCCGAGTACGTGTGGGGCCGCCAGGTCGGCGAGCACACCATCAATCCCTAG
- a CDS encoding SDR family NAD(P)-dependent oxidoreductase — protein MTTPRQKTALVTGGASGIGRAITERLAADGYRVATLDLNSTDDEHSYAADVTDRAQVDAVFKAVREQLGPVTILVNSAGLSDFTPFTELTFERWQKVVDVNLNGVFHVVQAALPDMITAGWGRIVNISSSSTHSGVPYMSDYVAAKSAVNGLTKSLALELGPAGITVNAVPPGFIDTPMLRAAESRGELGDIQRTIDATPVRRMGRPEDIAATCSFLISEEASYITGQIVGVNGGRNT, from the coding sequence ATGACCACCCCACGGCAGAAAACAGCTCTGGTGACCGGAGGCGCATCCGGAATCGGCAGGGCGATCACCGAGCGGCTGGCCGCCGACGGATACCGGGTCGCCACCCTCGACCTCAATTCGACGGACGACGAGCACTCCTACGCCGCCGACGTCACTGATCGGGCGCAGGTCGATGCGGTGTTCAAAGCGGTCCGCGAGCAGTTGGGCCCCGTCACGATCCTGGTGAACTCGGCTGGTCTCAGCGATTTCACGCCGTTCACCGAGCTCACCTTCGAGCGTTGGCAGAAGGTCGTCGACGTCAACCTCAATGGCGTCTTCCACGTCGTGCAGGCCGCCCTACCCGACATGATCACCGCCGGCTGGGGCCGCATCGTCAACATCTCCTCGTCGAGCACGCACTCCGGCGTGCCGTACATGTCGGACTATGTGGCGGCCAAGTCCGCGGTGAACGGGCTGACCAAGTCACTGGCCCTGGAGCTGGGACCGGCCGGCATCACGGTCAACGCCGTACCGCCGGGATTCATCGACACCCCGATGCTGCGCGCCGCCGAGTCCCGGGGCGAACTCGGCGATATTCAGCGCACGATCGACGCCACCCCGGTACGCCGAATGGGTCGGCCCGAGGACATTGCTGCCACGTGTTCGTTCCTCATTTCCGAAGAGGCCAGCTACATCACGGGCCAGATCGTTGGCGTGAACGGCGGTCGTAACACCTGA
- a CDS encoding TetR/AcrR family transcriptional regulator, whose protein sequence is MDHADEAAGDTASAGATRERLVEAAVRLITRHGFAGTSLQMIADELGFTKAAIYYHFRTREQLLSAVVKPFLARLQTVIEKAEGQRSASGRADQMVRGYAELAVDNRALVSVLASDPSVNEALRNRPEWDGVINRQMALLADVDPGPAGTVKAAMVFSGIAGGAGVAGEDTSDADLARYLIDAARRTLGLRTPRH, encoded by the coding sequence ATGGACCACGCCGACGAGGCGGCCGGCGACACTGCCAGTGCAGGAGCCACCCGCGAGCGGCTCGTCGAAGCCGCCGTCCGGTTGATCACCCGCCACGGCTTCGCCGGGACATCGCTGCAGATGATCGCCGACGAGCTGGGCTTCACCAAGGCAGCGATCTACTACCACTTCCGCACCCGCGAACAGTTGTTGAGCGCGGTGGTCAAACCGTTCCTGGCCCGGTTGCAAACCGTGATCGAAAAGGCCGAGGGGCAGCGAAGCGCGTCCGGCCGCGCCGATCAGATGGTGCGCGGCTACGCGGAACTGGCGGTTGACAACCGCGCGCTGGTGTCGGTTCTGGCCAGTGATCCGAGCGTGAACGAGGCGCTGCGGAACCGGCCGGAATGGGACGGCGTGATCAACCGGCAGATGGCCCTGCTGGCCGATGTCGATCCGGGCCCGGCCGGGACGGTCAAGGCGGCGATGGTGTTCTCCGGCATCGCCGGGGGCGCTGGCGTCGCCGGCGAGGACACCTCCGATGCGGACCTCGCCCGCTACCTGATCGACGCGGCGCGCCGCACCCTCGGACTGCGGACTCCCCGGCACTGA
- a CDS encoding carboxymuconolactone decarboxylase family protein, with protein sequence MLTPLPAEEWDDQAREALASTVPPERRRPDKAGNALSTLVHHPVLAGAFLPFNTYLQKDSTLPERLRELVILRTAFHHGCVYEWGHHSAMARQVGLTEGDVASTQTGSAADEFDQTVLEAVDELYSGSRISAPTWERLGRRLDDRQRMDLMFTVGGYSTLAFALNTFDVPLEDGAGTDEFYASMEN encoded by the coding sequence ATGCTGACGCCGTTGCCGGCAGAGGAGTGGGACGATCAGGCGCGTGAGGCCCTGGCCTCCACGGTGCCGCCAGAGCGACGCCGCCCCGACAAGGCGGGCAACGCGCTCTCGACCCTGGTCCACCATCCGGTCCTGGCCGGGGCCTTTCTACCATTCAACACCTACCTGCAGAAAGACTCCACGCTGCCGGAGCGGCTCCGTGAACTCGTGATCCTGCGTACCGCCTTCCACCACGGTTGTGTGTACGAGTGGGGTCATCACAGCGCGATGGCCCGGCAGGTGGGGTTGACCGAGGGCGATGTCGCTTCCACCCAAACCGGCTCGGCGGCAGACGAATTCGATCAGACTGTGCTCGAAGCGGTCGACGAACTGTACAGCGGGTCGCGGATCTCCGCGCCGACCTGGGAGCGGCTGGGGCGGCGCCTCGACGATCGGCAGCGGATGGACCTGATGTTCACCGTCGGCGGGTACAGCACCTTGGCCTTCGCGCTGAACACCTTCGATGTCCCGCTTGAAGACGGTGCGGGCACCGACGAGTTCTACGCGTCGATGGAGAACTGA
- a CDS encoding cytochrome P450, whose translation MNDNRDFFRDESLVPDPYPFLAGLRERCPVQREPHQNVVMVTGYDEAVAVCSDPEAFSSATSVTGPFPGFPVALEGHSDQEVSELIDRHRDELPMSDQITTFDPPTHTQHRALLMGLITPKRLKQNEDFMWRLADQTLEPYLARGGGEFISEFAGPFTLLVIADLLGVPEDDRAEFAARMGGHDQAGIGSTAEQSVEQNPLEYLYEKFSTYIAERRENPREDTLTGMAAAKFPDGSTPEVIDVVRLAANLYLAGQETTVRLLSSALKLLAERQDLQDLLRAEPARIPNFIEEALRWESPIKGDFRLARSATTIGGVDVPAGATLMVCNGAANRDPRQFENPDTFDVDRPNARRHIAFGRGVHSCPGAPLARAETRVCLERILARTKQIRLSEAEHGPEGGRRFDYVPTYILRGLTALHLEVTPR comes from the coding sequence ATGAACGACAATCGGGATTTCTTTCGCGACGAAAGCCTGGTGCCCGACCCCTATCCGTTCCTGGCCGGGCTGCGGGAGCGTTGTCCGGTGCAGCGGGAACCGCATCAGAACGTGGTGATGGTGACCGGCTACGACGAGGCCGTCGCGGTGTGCAGCGACCCCGAGGCGTTCTCGTCGGCCACCTCGGTGACCGGACCATTTCCCGGATTCCCGGTCGCGTTGGAGGGCCACTCCGACCAAGAGGTCAGTGAGCTCATCGACCGGCATCGTGACGAACTGCCGATGAGTGACCAGATCACCACGTTCGACCCGCCCACCCACACCCAGCACCGCGCGCTGTTGATGGGGCTGATCACGCCGAAGCGCCTCAAGCAGAACGAGGACTTCATGTGGCGGCTGGCAGATCAGACACTCGAGCCCTACCTGGCCCGCGGTGGCGGTGAGTTCATCTCTGAATTCGCCGGTCCGTTCACGCTTCTGGTGATCGCCGACCTGCTCGGTGTCCCTGAGGATGACCGCGCCGAGTTCGCGGCCCGGATGGGTGGGCACGATCAGGCCGGCATCGGCAGCACCGCCGAGCAGTCCGTCGAACAGAATCCGCTGGAGTACCTGTACGAGAAGTTCTCGACCTACATCGCCGAGCGTCGGGAGAATCCGCGAGAAGACACCCTCACCGGGATGGCCGCGGCGAAGTTCCCGGACGGCTCGACCCCCGAGGTCATCGACGTGGTCCGGTTGGCCGCCAACCTCTACCTGGCCGGGCAGGAAACCACGGTGCGGCTGCTGAGTTCCGCGCTCAAACTGCTTGCCGAACGCCAGGATCTGCAGGACCTGCTGCGCGCCGAACCCGCCAGGATCCCGAACTTCATCGAGGAGGCGTTGCGGTGGGAGAGCCCCATCAAGGGTGACTTCCGGCTGGCGCGCAGCGCGACCACGATCGGCGGCGTCGACGTGCCCGCCGGGGCCACGCTGATGGTGTGCAACGGTGCGGCCAACCGGGACCCGCGCCAGTTCGAGAACCCGGACACCTTCGACGTCGACCGCCCGAACGCCCGCAGGCACATCGCATTCGGCCGCGGTGTGCACTCGTGCCCGGGTGCGCCACTTGCCCGGGCCGAGACCAGGGTGTGCCTGGAGCGAATTCTCGCTCGCACCAAGCAGATCCGGCTTTCTGAGGCCGAGCATGGCCCGGAAGGCGGTCGTAGGTTCGACTACGTTCCGACGTACATCCTGCGTGGTCTGACCGCCCTGCACCTCGAGGTCACCCCGCGATGA